The following coding sequences are from one Chitinophagaceae bacterium window:
- a CDS encoding DUF4377 domain-containing protein produces the protein MMVLYSIKSLLFSRSLNQRALLFLLFLCFFNSNNASGEINKTERIIIEVEPFKQIYNSAFFSNLCMITSDGCIHNISGFDFEWGFHYELEVDKINIEFPQADSYSIKYELVRIIEKEKETVDLQFYNMVKLNRSLSSSEFIPAFEFTQNDTAIYFNEVNVLINDKDLVEILKANSSGYYRILFEVLDKKHLQLLSIRKVE, from the coding sequence ATGATGGTTTTGTATTCAATAAAAAGCTTATTATTCAGTAGAAGTCTGAATCAGAGGGCATTACTTTTTTTATTATTCCTTTGCTTTTTTAACTCAAATAATGCGTCGGGAGAAATCAATAAAACTGAGCGCATTATTATTGAAGTAGAACCATTTAAGCAAATTTATAATAGTGCTTTTTTCAGCAATTTGTGTATGATAACTTCTGATGGCTGCATACATAATATTTCCGGCTTTGATTTTGAGTGGGGTTTCCATTATGAACTTGAAGTGGATAAAATAAACATAGAATTTCCACAGGCAGATTCTTATAGCATTAAATATGAATTGGTAAGGATTATTGAGAAAGAAAAAGAAACAGTTGATTTACAATTTTACAATATGGTAAAGCTAAACAGGAGCTTGTCGTCTTCTGAATTTATACCGGCATTTGAGTTTACCCAAAATGACACAGCCATTTATTTCAATGAAGTGAATGTATTGATAAATGATAAGGATTTAGTGGAAATATTGAAAGCTAATAGTTCCGGATACTACCGGATTTTATTTGAGGTTTTAGATAAAAAACATTTGCAA